In Girardinichthys multiradiatus isolate DD_20200921_A chromosome 10, DD_fGirMul_XY1, whole genome shotgun sequence, the sequence cttttttaaagactctggtccaaagacgacgacttgtgtcttgtctgaatttagaagcagaaaatttaaagtcatccaagtttttatatcttcaagacatgcttgtagtctatctaactggttgggttcatcaggatttatggataagtaaagctgagtatcatcagcgtaacagtgaaagtatatcccatgctgcctgataatttgacctattggaagcatatatatagtaaagagaattggcccaagtactgaaccctgtggtactccacaattaactctggagtttaaagatgatttatcatttacatgaacaaactggaatctgtcagacagataagatttaaaccagcctagcgctgttcccctgatccctacagcatattccagcctttctaagagaatattatggtcgactggatcaaatgcagcactgagatctaacagaaccagaacagacacaagtccattatctgaggccataagaatatcattagtgactttcagcagagctgtttcagtgctatgatgagctctgaaacctgactgaaactcttcaaacaggtcattgctgtataaatgttcacacatttgattagcaactattttctcaagaattttagataagaatggaagattggatataggtctgtaatttattaaatcatctcgatcaagtgaaggtttcttaagtaaaggtttaattacagctaacttaaaagcctgtggttctgatccatttactaaagacagattaatcatatctaaaatggggctgataatcagagggaacacttccttaaataatttggttgggattgggtctaacatacaagttgaaggtttagatgaagctaatatttctgataactcaggaagctccacaggatcaaaacagtccaaacacagatcaggttctacagttatttccaatgttgtctcacttgctgaggatgaagtaatcatcttcaggagtatgtcaaagactttatttttaatagaatcaattttatttaagaagaatcccataaagtcatgactgctgaactaagggaatggatggctcaacagagctatgactctgtgtaagtttagcaactgtactaaagagaaaccgaggattattcttgttctcttctattaatgatgagaaataagctgttctagtttggtgaagtgtctttttatacaacagtaggctatttttccagattaagtaggaatcctctaggtgtgtagagtgccattttctctccaattgtctaacattgtgctttaaattaAGCAGCTCTgtattaaaccagggagctagcctcctatgaataattaccttctttttcaatggggctgcattgtctaatgcatcacgcaatgatgaagtaacactatgaataaaagaatcaatttgtgaaggggcagaaacataattattgccctccactgtgcttttctgtgataatgaggagattaaaagtggaacagattctttaaaggttgttacaacatcgcctgataatgatctactataatgaaattttctttcaggtgtggagtactcggttaaattaaactcaaaggttattaagaaatggtcagacaggacagggttatgagagaatattagaatggtctagtcaaagtccaggcctaattCAAACTGAGAATCTGTAGAAAGATTAGTGTTTGCTATTTCTTTCTAGAAATGCTTAAAAATCTTCTTCCCAATTATGCACTAAGTCATGCTTGTcaataaaaatcaaaagcaaataaactgaagtttgtgaCTGTAACAAGACCAAATGGAAAGAAaggaggtgtgaatacttttgcatgacaCCGTAGACTGGCCTATTAGATTAAGGGAAGCTGCAGTAATACTGCAGCAAAGCCTGACTCAGACACACCAGTTGTTGAAGCACAGAGAGAGTAGAGCAGAGAGTAAAGCAAATAAAGTTAACTGGTAACAGTAAATATAGCCTCACTGTTATTTTTTACACACCAACAACTTTCTCCAAACAGTCGTGTGAGTTTTTCCAGAGGACAGCAGATCCATAAACAGACACGTCCCCCAGTAAAAATGTTCCTGCCACTCCTCAGTCTGTGACTCACCTCCATGAGATGCTCTTCATTCTTTGCTATTTTTTGCTCCCCCAGGGCCCCTTTATGGCTCCCTCATGAGGGCGTGGCAGTGCTTCTTCACCTCCACCGAGCGTCTGTCTGCCCTCCACTCCTCCATCTCTCAGTCGCTTGCTGAAGAGGAAGGTCATCGGGTGAAGACCTGGCAGAGGGAGACCTTCCCCAAGAAACTCTTCTGTGGGTTCAAGGAGAGCTACGACAACAAAACCAGTTTCTCACGTGCACAGAAACCCTGGTCCAAAAAGCTAAAGAAGGTCCAGCACGCGTGTGTTTGCCTGTTTGTGCTCTTTGACAACATTTCTAACTTTTTAACATCCTTACATATTTCCACAGTCAATAGCCAGATAGCAAAGGTTCCCATAATTTATCCCAAACTCTAAAGAAGCAAGAAATCTGCTGCATTTGGTTAAAGTTAACAAAAACTTGCAAAAACTAGCTTACTGAATCACGTTTTATATCAAATGCCACATGTAGCTCAAGTTGTTAAATGTATGTTACAGAAAACACCATAATGTTACGGAAGAAATATAAGCGTGAAAACCTTATTTCACTTAAGATTTGGCAAGGAAGCCCAAAACATCTTCTGGGCCAGTGATTCCCATCCTGTGGAGAACCTGGAAAGCTTCGATGCCTGAGAGGCTGTAACAGACTGACACCATttgcaaatattaaaaataataaattaagatGATCAAAACAAGAAATTTAACTTTAATGCATCATgtggtgtttttattaaaagatgTAGATGCAGCATCCTGAATCAACCACCATGGCCAAACTGGTGGTGATCATTTATCTTTATCAAGTTCATGCTTTTTTCAGCACAGGTTTGCAGAGGGATTTATGAAGACCTTAAGCCTCGTTGTTAAATCTGATGCCAGCAAAGAGCCATGAAAGATCCAGGTGGCTGTTTTTATATTGATGATAAAGAAATGGTCGCTTTGGAAACGTTTTCTTGTTGCTGTTCATGCAGATcagtatgagtgtgtgcatgagtGGAGAGGAGGGCTGTCGGTGAAATAAGTCGGCAACCATTGTTTGAGGCAACATTAGTgttgatttaaaatatgttatcCCAGTGAGAACTGATTTCAGGTTTGGGATTTTAACCCATTTGTTGTTTGCGTGTCCAAGATAATAAATAGCTTTACACTGGACATGAAAATACAACTTGTTCAGGCACAACATTAAAACCACTGCACAAGAAACACTGGACTTCAGGGGATAACTTCTGAGTGTCTCTGGACCAGGTCTGGTCATATGCATCCCATTCATGTTTCAGCTGGGCTTGGACCTGGACCTTCTGCTTGTTTTCATGTTCCTTGAGTCGTTTTTGAAGGTGTAGGTGAGCCAGCTAAAGGTTTTATTCAGAACTCACCAGACATTTGGCTGTTAATGTGAACATAACATTCAGTCAagtcttttacatgttttacttaaataaataaaaaataacagcaaataattgaaataattacattttctttcgAATTCACCATTTAGACACTGTAGGAGCAAAGGAAAAAATAGGACTTTTAATTGCAAAATTATGCATTGCTTTGGTTTATCCTATAAAATCCCACTGAAATACTCTAAAttatttggttgtaatgtgaaaaaatgtgaaaatgtccagGAAGTGTTTATAGTTTTGCAGTATTCTGTATTTTCTGCTGTTGTGCTTGATCATAAGGAGGTCTTTTACTTCATGTCAGGTTATTGCTGCCACTTTACAGTAATATGGtggttgttttgaaaatttgtTGTGgcttttctgtgttgattttgcatgttttttagaTCTACGCCATATACTGTTTGACAAATCAAGAGATCTGGGGGTCCCTCTGGAGGCCTGGGGGCCCTGAGCAGCAGTTTAGTTCACttatgccacagactggttctCATTTAAGCTGTGGTGGGAAAATGTGATCTGAAAGGTCAGTTAATTGAATTTATATACCACTTTTCTAGTCATAATGCTTTACACTAGGCCCACATTCACTCAATAACACCCGATACACAGAAGGAATCAAACCCAAAACTTATAGATTGCAAGACGCTTACTCTACCCGCTGATCCACAGTCGCCCTTAACTTCTTCATCTGACACAGAGAAGATTGTTTCCGATcctccatacatccatccacatccatccatccatccatctatccatccatccatccatccatccatccatccatccatccatccatctacccacccacccatccatccatccatccatctacccacccacccatccatccatccatccatccatccatccatccatccatccatccatctccccaGCATCATCCCCCAGCTCATTCCTGGTattcccaaggcgttcccagaccagtTGAGATGTATAGTCCCTCCAACAACGTCTGGGTCTTCCCTgcggtctcctcccagtgggacgtgtacgaaaaaacctccaaagggaggcacccaggaggcatcctgatcaggtTTGTGAaacacctcaactgactccttttgatgcggagaagcagcagttctgagCTCCCTCTGATCACGGATCTCCTCACCCCATCTCCAAGACTGAGTCCAGctaccctacagaggaagctcatttcggccgcttgtatctggtatctcgttcttttggtcatgaacCATATCTCATAaccataggtgagggtcagAACGTAGACGGACCAGTAAATGGAAAGCTTTGCTTCTTGGATCAGCTCTTTCtttaccacaacagaccggAGCAGCCCCGCATTACTGCAGACGAAGCTCCAGTCTGTCTGTCCTTCTCCTGCTGTATCCTACCGTCGCTCATTAGCAGGACAACAAGACACTTAAACTCCTGCgcttgaggcagagactgaaGATCTTgttataatataaatattagaTATATGGAAAAATTCAGGTGTGTTAGGTTTGGTACATTTTTAGTTAAAGGAGCAATAATAGCTGTTAGACTGTTTAAGCCTGAAGATAAAGTAACATAATCTGGTAAAATCTTGATTTATACCGAAAATAAACTCTTTCATCAAATGTTTCACATATTGGAACGCTTAGCTTACTGTTGTTCTTTATCAGAGTAATGAGTCCTGCCCCAGAACAGATctgttatataaataatatttagcttTTCCTATAGGAGGCCCACATGTATGACTCTGTAAACGATTCTTGTTGCATCTGTCTTTGTTTGCATTGAGCAGCTGGAGAAGGTCCGTGTCACGTACCACAAGTCCTGCCAAAGGGAGCAAGCAGCCCAGGATAAGGAGAAGCAAGCAACCGAGAATGCTGAGCTGAGTGAGGAGAAAAAGCTGAAGCTCGGAGAGGCCAAGGAGAGAGCCgcagaggaaaaagaaaaggtgaGGACAGACATCAACAAACAGCAGCTCGCCTGtctgtgtggaagaaaatgggtttatttttattatcgtTGATTGAAAACATCTATGTGAGACATCTCCATTGCAGCTTGATTTACCAGCTGCATGTGGTCATATTTAATCCCCTGAGAAGGTCTAAGCATGAGGCCCAACCTTACGTTTCTGCCCCAGGCATTTTCCTTGTATGGACATTTGTTATTGTTACTGTGTTCAGTGTTTATGGAGACCAGCATGGGAACATTAGATGATTTATACAAATTAAATCCATTGTTAGAGGAAAACAGAAGGTCTTCCTCTGGCGAATACTCGACTGTTATCATAAaaggatgttctttttctgaattgtCTGCAGGCCAGAGATCAGTATGAAAAAGTTCTGGAGGAACTGACGTCCTACACACCTCGCTACATGGAGGagatggaggccatttttgagCAGTcgcaggaggaggagaggaagaggatcAGCTTTCTGAAGCAAGTGTTCCTCTCCATCCACAGACACCTGGACATCACCAACAATGAGAGGTGAGAAGTTATCTGCCTGCTGGTTTGTCTCTAGAAGGTTCATGCTGTAGCATCTCTTCTTTATCTTTGTTTCAGTGTGAAAGCAGTTTACAGCGAGCTCCATCAAACCCTGATGTCCATCGACGAGCAGGACGACCTCAAGTGGTGGAAGAACAACCAAGGTCCCGGCATGCCGACTGACTGGCCAAAGATTCAGGTACGCGCAGCATTTTTTAACACAAAGTGGTTAATGTTCTGCTGCTGATGAGAACATTTAGCTCATTGTTGTCACCAAGCAGTATAACTGGTCTAAAGCACCCGCCCTATTTGTAGTTGCTCCTGGTAAAgattaataaaatgcattaaaatgattgaaaattttattcaatttgagaagatttattcagtggggaaaaACAGTGGGGAGTCACATTAAAGGACCCAAGAGAAGAACATGTGTCGTTTCCTCATCTTTCCATCTCGTTCAGAGTCCTCAAACAGGTCTCCTATCAGATTTAGGTCTTGGGAGTGAGTAGGCCATGGAAGGCGGTTAAAACCAGCTGGAGTTTGAGACTCTGACTCGAGTTGCAAAAATGAAAGACCTCAGACTTGACGTGGACTCGTGGTCTGAGACTCGAGTCTCAGAACCAGTTTTTATCTCGTGTAACGAAGAGCGAAAAGAAGCCGATCTGTGAGCTCCAGCATGCAGCTgctccatgttttactgtgaaaggataAGACTGGTTTTTAGccagtgatgttggtggatttGTCAGGACTAGCAAAATGGaagaccccggaatgcagacgagcaggcaccacggtaggtgaaaaagctttaattaacaaaaactctctcacaagaagaggcaggaacatggcatggcatgatccaaacAAGACATGACCATGAtctgaaaacaagacttgagcatgatttgaaaatgtttcctgcaaggaataaacagaacaggtgtgtatatatggagtgtgaaccaggtggagcaaggagacagattagcttggagcaggtgaaccgaataaagataattaacagacagaacaaaacgtgacaggggcaaaacagaacttcaaggatactaacaaatagaaatctaactagaaaaacatgcagccaaagcataaccagaagcccaatccaagaacacaacttagcaaaacatgaatacaaaactaaagcatgaccaggaaaatgaacagaaacatgattcaaaaactgtgagaagcatatatgaaaaaaaccagaaaccagacaaccccaaatcatgacaggaTTATTATGCCAGTAGAGCATATTTTCATACATATGTTTTTTACTCAATTTTATTTCCTGTCATCCAGGAATGGGTCCCGCCAGTGAAAAAACTgaagaggaaaagaagaaaccagaaaggaaaagaaagtcGGCCGTAAGTGATTTTAAACATCAGTTTATAATGTTTCTCTCAATGTGTGATAACATTTCGAACGTGATTCTTTTCATATTTCCTGGTTGTAGTGTAATGATTGGCGGCGTGAAGGTGAGAGCTCTCTATGACTACGTGGGAGAGGAGAGCGATGAGTTGTCCTTTAAAGCAGGTGAAACATGAAGAGAGAGGATTTCACTCCTGTGTtaaagttttaaactttttaaacaaaatgacagaTGATCCCATAAGTTCTGTGTTTACCTCATGGTCCAAAGCTGGCAGTAAAATGGTGAAGACCGACCCATTTTATGGAAACATCTATCAGAGCTATGATTTCTGCTCCTAATACACTTTGACTTGTCAATTCTGGCCAACGTGACAAAATAGTTGTACATCTGGCTTTAAGTtatcttttaaaatgatttgcCTTTCAAATATCTGGTCTACTTTGATAAATTTAGTATTACTAAATGCAAAAGTAATTGATTTACTGTTTTAAGTTCTTTATTTATCATTTCATATGTAGCTGAATCCAGATTTACCTCCGTTAAATTAAGAAGATACACAACCTTTCTTCTCAGTCTCACATTAAATCAGATtgaacttttcctgttttatgtcaGGGATACCAAGATTATTTCCTTTTGCTAAAAACCCTAATAATGagagaaaacatttaagtttaaGACAATTTCTTAGTTCCATACTGTacattttgtctgtatttttaaaaattatattttagatgGTCTGACTGGGGTTTCTTTTCTCAAACTTCTTCCAGTAGTTTGATGGAATTTTGGGCCATTCCTCCTggcagaactggtgtaactgggtcGGGTTTGGGTCTCCAAGCATGCAGCACTCTCTGCGTCCTCACTCGGCCAGCTCATTCAGCTGGCTGCCTCCTCAGCAGCCAAGTTGTCCATCATATCCCTTAAATCACTAAATGTTGAAACTTTTCTCCAttacaaaatgtaagaaaatcaaCCCTGCATCATAGCAGATGAAGACTGAAGTAAAGACATGTTTCCTGACCCAAGAGTGGCTGCACAAACGTCTGTTCCCTTAATCTACAACCAATAAAGCTCACAATATTGTGTACATAGAACAAAATGCATCAGATTTCAGCAGCAGAAACTACTTTGTTTTATGCGATGAAATACATTCTTTTTGGCATCTGAGTAGGATGGAATATATTGAGTTAAAGTAAATGTGCTCTCTTTGAACACTACAGCTTTTGTTTGCAGGTGAGATCTTCCTGAAGGTGGAGGAGGAAGACGACCAAGGCTGGTGTCGAGGGGTGCTGAGTGGAGGGAAGGAGGGCTTCTACCCTGCAAATTATGTTGAAGTTGTTGAGTGACTTTCTGAATTTTTTTCTcacaacttgttttttttatgcttaaaaaagcaacacattattAATGTTTCTGATGGAAGATGCTCATTGTCAGGTGCAGACCCACAACCAACTGATTTTAACCTTAAGGCCTTAATATTTTAACTTACTTTTGCAGTTTGAAACTCATAAAATCAAGAGTGTACTGTCTGAACTggatgtgtatgtgtgagtctGCATGTTGTTGTgcctgcaaagaaaaataaggaaaaaa encodes:
- the LOC124875602 gene encoding protein kinase C and casein kinase substrate in neurons protein 3-like isoform X2, whose amino-acid sequence is MASLPKEPLEDSKKQSFWMPGNYVRTVHRTDQSFQACNDIMACFMERAKVEKQYAQQLSQWSSKWKSIMDSRPLYGSLMRAWQCFFTSTERLSALHSSISQSLAEEEGHRVKTWQRETFPKKLFCGFKESYDNKTSFSRAQKPWSKKLKKLEKVRVTYHKSCQREQAAQDKEKQATENAELSEEKKLKLGEAKERAAEEKEKARDQYEKVLEELTSYTPRYMEEMEAIFEQSQEEERKRISFLKQVFLSIHRHLDITNNESVKAVYSELHQTLMSIDEQDDLKWWKNNQGPGMPTDWPKIQEWVPPVKKLKRKRRNQKGKESRPVMIGGVKVRALYDYVGEESDELSFKAVV
- the LOC124875602 gene encoding protein kinase C and casein kinase substrate in neurons protein 2-like isoform X1; this translates as MASLPKEPLEDSKKQSFWMPGNYVRTVHRTDQSFQACNDIMACFMERAKVEKQYAQQLSQWSSKWKSIMDSRPLYGSLMRAWQCFFTSTERLSALHSSISQSLAEEEGHRVKTWQRETFPKKLFCGFKESYDNKTSFSRAQKPWSKKLKKLEKVRVTYHKSCQREQAAQDKEKQATENAELSEEKKLKLGEAKERAAEEKEKARDQYEKVLEELTSYTPRYMEEMEAIFEQSQEEERKRISFLKQVFLSIHRHLDITNNESVKAVYSELHQTLMSIDEQDDLKWWKNNQGPGMPTDWPKIQEWVPPVKKLKRKRRNQKGKESRPVMIGGVKVRALYDYVGEESDELSFKAGEIFLKVEEEDDQGWCRGVLSGGKEGFYPANYVEVVE